Genomic window (Armatimonadota bacterium):
TAGCCCGTGCGGAGTCAGTTGATGCAAAGGTCACAGGGTCAATGAATGACCTCAACATGGGTACAAGCTCGGAGGTTCGCTTCGAAACACTACAACGGTTCGAGTCGCTCTTACAAAAGATGCACGAAGCTGGGCCGATGCCCCTGACCAAGGATTACGTCTACGCTCCATAGACCGTATGCCAACAACGATCAGATACTTGGGCGCGAGTGGCTTTCAGCTGTCCGTGCCCGACGAGGGATTGGCACTGACTCAATGCACAGCCCTGGTTGGTCGGAGCGGCAGCGGTAAGTCAACCCTGGTGCGGGCACTTGCTGGCGACTGGACTCAGCTGGAGTTAGCGAGGGGTCTCCACAGAGGAAAAGCTCGTTCGCGGCGCCGCTTTGAAGTCCCAGCAGAGGCGATCGAACTGCGCGAACAGTTGTCAATCCTTGGGCAAGTTGTAGCTGTTCACCAAGAGGCGTCAGGCGGTTACTTGCCACTGCGGACAGTCGGTGGTCACCAATGGTTGCTCCGGCACTTGTATGGCGTCGAGCAAGCTGACGCCTTTGTTCAGCACCTCACTGCACTTGGAATTGACTTTGATGCCTCTCGACAACTATGGCCCAGCGAACTCTCCGGAGGACAGCAACGTCGACTAGCCCTGGCACTTGTCCTGGTGTTTCGGCCACAACTGCTCATCCTTGACGAGGCTCTTGCTTCCCTGGATTTCCTGGCCGCTGAAAGCGTAATGGGCCACTTGCGGGAGCTCATGATCGAGCAAGGACTCAAAGTCATTCTCGTCTCGCACGACTTGTACTCATTGGGCACACACACGGATTCCGCAATCGC
Coding sequences:
- a CDS encoding energy-coupling factor ABC transporter ATP-binding protein, whose translation is MPTTIRYLGASGFQLSVPDEGLALTQCTALVGRSGSGKSTLVRALAGDWTQLELARGLHRGKARSRRRFEVPAEAIELREQLSILGQVVAVHQEASGGYLPLRTVGGHQWLLRHLYGVEQADAFVQHLTALGIDFDASRQLWPSELSGGQQRRLALALVLVFRPQLLILDEALASLDFLAAESVMGHLRELMIEQGLKVILVSHDLYSLGTHTDSAIAVHEGKLSHHYRGNATDIEWIAKLRGELI